The Coleofasciculus sp. FACHB-T130 genome contains the following window.
TCCGTCACTTTTTCCACAGCTATAAAATCAATTTTCAAAAAAACTTTTGCATTTCCCAAACCTTGTGCTACGATTATTAATCGTGGAACAAATGGGTCGATGCCCGAGTGGTTAATGGGGGCGGACTGTAAATCCGCTGGCTATGCCTACGCTGGTTCAAATCCAGCTCGGCCCACCACGCAACAAAAGTTCTAAGCCATAAGTTTTGAGTTATTCTTTAATTAAGGTAACCGACTCAAAATTTAACGTTTATAACTTATAAAACTGCCCGTGTGGCTCAGTGGTAGAGCACACCCTTGGTAAGGGTGAGGTCACGAGTTCAATCCTCGTCACGGGCTTTTTCAGCAAATAACTTAATCAAAGTTTTATTCGGATGAGCTTACTTCAGAAGTCATGTTTCTGGAGATTCTACCCAATCTTTTAGATATCCAGGAAGTATCTTCTTCATGAGAGTACACGCATAGCTCTCTAACTAGAGATATGCAACTGATAACTTATTTTCTGACCGCTTTTAAAGAGTCTAGAGGTGCTATAGATGAAAAACTTTAGCAGCTAAAGATAGGATGATTAAATCGCCTATAAGCAATGAGCGGCTTGATTTGTCAGTAGCTAAATACACGTCATACATTGCAGAATCCTGTGGCAGTATTGATGAATTCAGATTCCTACAAGCAAGAATGACAATTTATCACCTATTTACATAATTCTTAGGTTCCAAAAATATAAGGGGCTCCTAAAGCAATAGATGACTCGCAATTTCTCTAATCGAGCTTTGACAAAAATACTAAAAAAACTCGTGTAGAGTGTCGCTAACCCTAAAAGAGCTGGCTGATTCTAATCGATCGTGCTTTATAGCCAAAAATTAACTTGGTTGTGGCGGTATTAAGAACAGGTCACGAGCTATAAACCTTATGATGATAACTACGCTGGTGTTGTTGCCTTGCGCCCCAAGACAAACGCATCTTATCTGTGAAATACCTACTCGACAAGGGGTTCAAGCATTTAGGTTTAAGGCTGAGCAACTGATAAAATTCCTACGGGGAGAGACATCCAGCATTTTAGATGCGTTTTCCCTGCCTTATGCACCTTTATTACCCAATTTTTGAAAATAAGGATTTTTATTGAGTTAAAACGGGTGCGGAGGGACTCGAACCCCCGACAAACTGCTTAGAAGGCAGCTACTCTATCCACCTGAGTTACGCACCCACATGAAAATGGATCGCCAAACTTGGCTCTGTCGTAGATTGTATCTGTGCCGAGTGCTGCAAAGCAACCCAGAAAGCCAAAGCTTTCCAAATATATCGCTCAAGCAGCTTTAAGCTCAATGTAAACTAGAAACCAACATACCCAGACGTTTGGATACGATAGTGTATTAGTCAAGGCGATAGGCGCTACGCGGACGCTCTCGCGGCGTTGTCCGATTTTATCCCAGCACCAGGGCTGGATCGCGCCCTTATATAGTTTCGTGGCGATCGCTTTTTAGCCGCACCACGCCCCCGGCCAAGTCAGGAGTCATTTGCCAGTGTCATGTTTATTCTGAAACGGCAGGATGTTGAAATTTCTAGCATTCAGCACCCCAAGCGGGAGCAACAGATCCCGATTCTCACTTATCAGGGGCAAACCTTTCGCTTGATCAGTGTATTTGCAGCTAATCAAGCAGAAGAAGCCAGAGCCTTTTGGCGAGACCTTACCGATAACCGTGGCAAAGCCTGCGTTTTGCTGGAAGAGCCAGATCGGTATAGCGTCTGGGGCAAAATTCGTCTAGATCAGCTGGCTGCGGAGGCTAGTAGTGACGTCAAAATTGTCCCTCTCGCCCAAGCTTGCCTTTTGTTGCTCCAGGCGGTTTACATAGACGTTGAAGACCTATTAGGAAACAGACAAGCCGGATTATTTCAAAAAGACCTTAGCGATGTCTTCCGTCAGTGGCACTTTCCCAGTGCGGATGGGCCGGAAGCTGTGAAAAACTTGCTAACAATGGACCCTTTGAGTAGCCTCCAAATTCCCCCTTGGGAGGAACATCATCTGATCACCTTGTTACAAGAACTGCATCGCTTGGGTAAGGAATATTTCGGCAATACCCACTTTGCCCAAGGAGTAAAGGATACATTACAAGATATGCAACCAGGAGAGCGGTCTCAGTTCCTGGAGTGGCTAAATCAATCTCCCCTAGGTAAGCTGTGGCGCTAATCTAAAAAATGTTTGGGAAATATGCCAAAGCTTGCATTAAGATGAGACACTTGCGCTTCTTAAAGGAGATTTGTTAGCAGATTATTAATTGAATTGCATTTGCGATTAAACCTTGCGTGCATCCTTGTTTTGAAAAACTATGAGCAGTTCTTTAGAAAAGTCATCGGAAAAAGTATCCGGTTTACAATCCCTTCTGAGCGTACAGACAGTAATCGTTGCGGGAATAATCTGGGGTGTGCTAGCGCTACTGTATTTTCTGCTGTTTAGCATTTCTGCGCCCGGAGAGGAGCGTCCGCTTTGGTACTCGATTGGAACTTA
Protein-coding sequences here:
- a CDS encoding Npun_F0813 family protein produces the protein MFILKRQDVEISSIQHPKREQQIPILTYQGQTFRLISVFAANQAEEARAFWRDLTDNRGKACVLLEEPDRYSVWGKIRLDQLAAEASSDVKIVPLAQACLLLLQAVYIDVEDLLGNRQAGLFQKDLSDVFRQWHFPSADGPEAVKNLLTMDPLSSLQIPPWEEHHLITLLQELHRLGKEYFGNTHFAQGVKDTLQDMQPGERSQFLEWLNQSPLGKLWR